From the Thamnophis elegans isolate rThaEle1 chromosome 16, rThaEle1.pri, whole genome shotgun sequence genome, the window CTTAAAACAATCTTCCTTTCTGATTTAGTTCATTGTTTGGGGCAGCCAGAGTAgcagggcggggagggggggcttgttCTAAAGTTGCAGACAAGGAACAGCCACACCTTCAATTATACATTTGTCTCCCCCAGACTACAGCCCTGCGTCATATTGAAGGCCAATAAATCTGTTGACATTCCGCTTGTGAAATGCATTTCATTCAACTGTTCCCATAATCAAATTTGCTTCTTATCTTTATAGCTGCCACCACTACATCCTGGAGGTAGCATCTGCACCTAGAGTAGCTGCTACTACAACCTGGCAAGTCTTCAAAGAAATGGATGTTGTTAGTAGTTTGCACAAGCTCTCCTCATCCTTTGTTCACATCCCACAACTTCCTCACCTTCTTGCCAAGTGATCTCTCACTAGATCCCAGAAGAAGTCCAAAAATTCCTCGTTTTGGAGTGTTTCCGTGTTATAAGGCCAACCCCTAAAAACTCCAGAAAACACCCAGACTGCTGCTAAACAGACAAAGCGGGTTGCCCCCCGTTTAGTCCTGGCCAGGACCCCGTTCTTCAAGAGAAAAGGCACAGAAGATGGTCCTTCAGTAGCTCCTTCTAACCATCAGTCCTTTTGCTTAAGGCAGGGGGgaccaaacttgggaacttgaagacttgtggacttctccagctatgctggctggggaattatgggagttgaagtccacaagtcttaaagttcccaggtttggacatCCCTAGCTTAAGGTTTTAAAAGATGCTGCGAGTTATTGATAATCCAACTGCTTAAGAGGTTGGTGGGCTTCATCAATGGAAAACCATCTACTGTATATAGCTAGCGCTGGCTGGGCCTCTTTAGGACTCCAATTCTTATTCCCTACTGGGAAGAGATAATTTGCTAATAGGGTGTCATCATCATCAAAGCCATTCCCGATGGGGGACAATAAactatctacaggtagtccttgacttatggccacaatggaatccaaaatttctgtttgttttttgagacatctgttaagtgaattttgcccccgttttatgacctttcttgccacagttgttaagggaatcactgcaattgttaagttagcaacacagttgttgaCTGTAACTGGCTTCCCTATCGgcttcacttgtcagaaggtcgcaaaaggggatcacatgacttctGGACAcggcaattgtcataaatatgagtcagttgccatctgaattttgatcaggtatgctgcaatggttgttaagtgtgaaaaatggtcataagtaacttctttagggctgttgtaattttgaactgttgcaaatcgaggactacctgtacagggcTGGACGGCCTCTTTCCACGTGGCGGCTGCTCCTTGACCTCCCTTTGCAGCCTCTTTGTTTTCCCTCTTGTGGGTTTGCTACTCCTAATCTCATGTTTGCAATACCTAATGCAATGCTTTTTGCACCCCTGATCgaacctctctctcttttccagtCGTATCTGCCACTTGTCCATGTTAGTGAGTGCAAAAACCAGGAATTCGTAGAGGCTGGAAGTCAAAGTTTTCAGTGCTTTTTTCTCATTTCAAAATTCACTAAATTTAATATTATCTACTTGCACCATGAATCTGAGGAGTAAACAATCAAACTAGCTACCAAAGTCCTGGCTGAGAACTGAATGCCGAGACGTAGCAAGACTGAGCTGCACAAAGGAAGCAGTTCATCATCTCTGCATAGATTTCAACCCAACGTAGGGTGGAAAATGCAAAAGGAGGAGACAGGAGCCTCCTGGACCCTCTTCTCCATTCAACGTTCTGACAAACTCTACGTAGACATCTTTTCAATCACACAGGACGTAAACCATGGAAAAATGCAAACCCCGGTGCATAAGGAATGTCGGATCAGCAGACTGGGTAGTCTCATTTGGGTCCTGTGTATTCTCCCCGCAGCCACATCCCCTTTTCTAGCCTCAGGCTCCCTGTGAAGATTGATTTGGGAGGAGGCCCCCGTTTGGGAGAACCTGCTTCCAAATGAATCCACACAGAATCAGGCTCCCCTGGATACAAAAGCCACGAATGGGAGGAAGGCCAAGCCTCCCATCCTTGGGCACTACCCAAACCCTGCTGGCTTGCCCAAAGGACCCCGTGCCCCCAAAATGAAGGAAGCCACCGCCTCAAAAGCTCTCTGCCTCCGTGGAGGGCAGATTCCTCAAGTGCAAGGTGTAAAAGGCCCAGGGCTCAGGAACGTAGATGATGCCAGGATATTTCTTCCGGAGGATCTGGTCGTTCCAGAGCCAACCAATCCAGAGGGCCACCAGCCCCAGCGTGAGGATGAAGGAGTAGAAGAGGAAGCGCCCGTTGCTGTCCATGACCAGCCCCTTCCGCTTCTGGTGCATCACGAGGGCCACCAGGGCGAAGGTGGTGAAGATGAAGAGGGTGAAGATCTGGCCCTCCGTCACCAGGTACCTGCACGAGAGAGGGAGgttggtacacacacacaccatacgcGCCACACTATGCGCCTCCAAACTGAGCTTGATTTTTcctctgggggaggctgtttttgctctccccaggctccaggaaagccccaggagcctggggagggtggaaacggCTTCCCCCAGCCCCCGGAAGGTCCTCCAGCAGccagaaacagatcatttccaaacttccagtgggcccattgggccagtttttcgccctcccccgactccagaggctttcctgaagcttggggaggccgaaaatcagctggccggtgagcGCATGCGCGCTGAAGCTGACGGCTTGAGtgcgtgccagcagatatggctccgcttgccacctgtggcatggatgccataggttcaccatcacgggtctagggtctcctgcttgagccggcaattggactagaagacctccaaggccccttccagccttgttattctatgttccaCTTGGGATATTGCAGACCCCAGCTGTCTGGCCCCTAAGGTACCAACTGTCTCCCAAGCAGATCCACCCGGCTAGGTTTGGTTGCCTTCTGGTGCCACCTGGGTTCACTTACCAGTAATAGAGGCTGCTGGGCCCAATGAGGAGTAAAGCAGCCACAGGGATTCTCGGCTGTTGTTCTTTGCAAGGTATGAAGCAGCCAGAAAAATATATGCACAGAATGAGAAAGAAGGGGATGTACCTGTGAAAAGAACAACATTGCAAGAGGTTGTGAGGGACAAGGTGGAAAAGGGCCTCCTGCTGTTTTAAGAGCTCCTTTTAGTTCTTCTGGCTTGGCAAGTGGGCAAAGTAGCTGCTTAATGGCCTGGAGAGACATTTTAGAGAGCCTGGAAGCCCTCACCTTCTTTCGACCTAATAAAAATACTACTTGGTTCCTCAGTGTCTACATCCTTGAGTACCTCGTGTTCTTCACAGTGTAACCAAGCTGTGAGAGAGCCCGATCTTTTCCCCTTCACCATCTTTACCCCTCAGAAGTACCCAGCCACTTTGACTGGACATGTGAGCCAGAACAGGAATCCTGCCAGCCTACAGTAACCATAAACCTCTTCTCACTTGTAAGAAGAGAGCCCCCTTTCATCTTTGGGGGCAAAAAATAACCTGGAGGAGGGTAGGGGGAGCCTTTTCTGAGCAACCTCGTTTATAGTCCAAGACATATGGATGGCTTTGATGAAATTTGCTGGTCAGAAAAGGCGCTAGCACAATATCTGTCAATCTTATCAGCTTGAAGATgttgacttcaacttccagaatcctctagccagcagagctgaatggggaattcttgaagttgaaatccacacattgtCAGACCTGCCATCTTCAGCTTAATGCcttgctggcatcctgccataaGTTGTTAGGGAAAGGGGGGATGGGAAGTAAGCAATGGGTGTATAGAAGGTAGAGGTGAGGAAGGGggaggtgagaactggctgattCCAGCCTTCAAGGCTGCGGAGCTTGGGAAAGGAATGTGAATTGGACCGTGACATCACATATCCAAGCGGTTCTCAAAACACCTATACGGAATGCCATTGGACGAAGACAGACCAGTccaaggtgtgtgtgggggagggcCAGGGAGAAAGGGGAAATGCTGTAACATTTCACGTGGGAACTTTAGTTCTAGCCTTCCTTTGTTTGCAACCACTAATCCTTAATAAAAGAACCTATCACTTTAATCAAGTGGAGTTGAGGGTCTCTCTAACCTAGGGACCTAAATGGGGTAAGCTTGACACACGGCTTCAAGCtaccacggttgagaaacattgtactAACAAATTCCTCCTGACGCTTGAGAAgagggctagaagacctccaaggtcccttccaactctattattattctaattcttggtcattatttacttatttatatgaaTGCATTTATTAAATGTACCTCCAATCTACCCAAGGAAAGCAGGGCAGCATCAGGTGGCACAAAACCCTCAGACAACaaacaaatattacaacaaacCAAATGCATGGAAACAAGGCAGCCAAACAGACCAATATTTCAGGCTGTGAAGAAAAGGATCCCAGATTAAATTCCAAGACTTTAGGCTCAGGAATGGTTGATCTTTTTTTGGCCAGTTCTCCTCTTTGTTTCAGAGTAGATGTAATTGTGCATTTTTGTTCTTGGGAAGGGGCTGAATATTTTGCCCTGAAGGATGGCTGCGAAATCTTTTAAGAAGGAAACGAGATAAAGTAACCCTAAAGGGGGTCTAACACGATGAGTGGCAAAGCCCCACGTGAACTCCAAGGGAGGCACCTGAGCTGCCCACCCCCAGCAAATGCCGGCCTCCCTCATGACGCCCAACCGCCCGTCTCCCGGGCCTTCTCAGACCACAGATGAGGCCACAGGTCTCCTGCAGCAACAGGGAAAGGGAGCCCGTTACACACCCAGCCCAGACTCACCACATTGAATGGCCCAGGTGCTCATCGTAATAGTACAGCAGTTCAAAGGAATCGatctggaaaggaaggaaatggaagagtcCAGGGAGCGAAGGGGCCCAGCTGACAGGCAGCAAAGAGCTCTGCTAGCATGGCCGTTTGTgacagagagtcctcaacttatgaccgaaGTAGAGCCCAGTAGTAATTTATTGGGGTTATAAATCAAGGCACCACGTGACCAAACCCAATTTTACGATAATTGTTATGATGGCCATAAAGCAGGGCCCCTGCCATTGTTAAACGAATCAGGTGGTCGTAACTGAATCCAGCCTCTCCAATGGCCGTTTTTGTTTTGCCATTTTCTCCTGCAAAAGAGCAAACAAGTCGCAAATTGCAGTCATGCGACCACGGATGCTGCAGTTCATcggtagctttttaaaaaaattctaactTCCAAGAGTTGTTAAGAGAtcagtcatacgttgaggactatttgCAGTTAAGTGTTGATTGGGTCCCATTTGTTTTTACTCCCATAAATTGCCCAGAGCTGTCGCTTGGGAGAAATGAGGTACcatattaaattatttgatgtaataaataaatagatgatgaaagaaagaaagaaggataaatataggatggatggatggatggatggatagatagatatggacagacagacagacagacagacagagacagacaagaGTGTCAGGAGTCACAAACAGAGTGATTCAGCCTTTCTCACCAGGGTCTCCGGCTTGAGATTTTTGATGATTGGATTCTCTCGGACGGACAGGTGGAGTTGGTAGCCGCTGAAGATCAGCCGGTGATTGACAGAGTCCCCCACCAGGTGGATACTGGCCCCCATGACAAAGATGATGATGCAGAGATACACCATGGAGCGGGGAAGAGCCTTGGGGGAGCGCTCCATCAGCTGCAAGCAAAACAACCAGTCTGAGGCTGGGGAACAAAGTCGGCCCCTTCAGCCCCTCCATCAAGTAAAAGCGGGAAACCTCCCCCCGCTTTTCCCAAGAGGAATCCCACTCCCACAAAAACAGCCTCTGTAGAACTGTGAATGCCTTGCCCTAAATCCCCTCCTTGGAATAGCAGTATCCCTCCTCCCCGCCCCCACTGCAGAATGGAGGAAGCTCTCGGTGGCCCCTTTTCCTCTTAGACTGGTGTGACAACCCAGTTTAAGGGGGATGCGATGGAGAAGCTGCTGACCCAGGGCTGCCCTAGAGATCACACCAGCCCCATTCAGCCCCTCTGTGTAAAGTACCCTAacgatgcctgcttcataataagcaACCTGATcttgtaatacaaaaagcagtgatttattaacagcttcctTAGGCATTCTTCCTTAGGCAATTCTTATTcacagccatcttttttgctttctttatctgtttttaaactttgcccgtgtttctgtcctcccttcagtctgtcataaatcacattatccaatagcttcattcatctcaacccagctactgtaatctgagatccggctccgccaatgctctgcatggaatgtcaacagaGAGTTGACACTCTGCTCTCTTTGGCTTTTGTCAACAGAAGGGCCACAGGTCCCATCATGATGAGTGAGGGACAGAGGTCTAAATGGCAACCTCCTCTCCCCTAGGTCTTATTCCACGACTCACTCGACCATCTTGGATTAGTCATGAGGAAGAAGGAGCCTGGCTGAGCTACGTGGCCCTTGCTCCCAGCAGCAAATCTTGCAACCCCTCCGGTATCTGTATGAAAAGGGAAGTGTGGCCCCCAAGTTATAGGGCAAAGTACAAAGTAAAAGCATAACAGTTCCTAGAGTTCACactggggaaggaaaaggaaagcaaTCCCACCCACAGATGTGTCTCCTAACCTAATCCAACATCCCTCATTTTCCAAACATTTGGGaagaaaccagtggtgaaatctaaattgttttactacctattatgtgggcatggcttggtgtgtgtgtgtgtgtgtcatgtgactgggtgggtgtggctatgtagtcatgtgactgggggatcaaaagacagaaactcactttaataatgtcctgctggagcaaggttggactagatgacctccaggtccctgccagccctggattatcttctgaagctgcgtctagtgcctggtttgtagtccttccttgctctcctttttccctccctcccttttttcccccttccttccttccttccttccttccttccttccttccttccttagcaaCCCCCCACCCTCTGTTTTTGATCTAgcaagcttcagggaagcctgctgggagcaaaaaccgACCCACCCCCTTGTTTCCGGAGAACCtgtaaaaaagattttttaaaagtaaaaaaaaaaaaaaagttccgaagCTCAGCTGTGCGATCGTCggaatgggtttttaaaaaacttttaaagtattttttactaccagtttgggtgaactgggcCGAAGCagaagcatttcacccctggaagaaACATGTGACAGCAGCTGTTCCCTTCCTGAGGACCAGCACCTGCCTGCCTGTGTTTAAAAAGGCAATCTGGGTTGGAGAACCCTTTGAGGCCCCAGGGATGCAACAGCAGAGCCCTCCCTAAAAGATGGGCCCCGTGATGGTGGGACCAGTATCCACTCCAAGGCAAAGACATGGTGCCCGCCAGTTTCATCAAATGAGgttgccccctcccagccccccacTTTGACTCAAGCTTGGAGGAGGACCTGATGGCAGTAACCCCCCCGCCCCAAGTTTTTAAACTACAAAGCATTCTGAGCTCTTTGGCatattcaagggggggggggttggctcaCCTGTCTCAACTTTATTTCACGGTTTGCAACAGGTGTATGCCAAGTTTGGGTCTTCATTACCTTGAATTTGAACATATAAAGTAAAACTTACCTGTTGTGGTGAATTCCCctatggctgtgatggcgaaccaatggcacgcgtgccagaggtggcacacagagccctctctgtgggcatgggcGCCAAAACCAGTTGCTCTTTGCAGGCACCAGAGCAcaggaaaatggcccaaaaaactgCCAAAAAGAAGGCCATTTGGGGGCAATTTTCtctaggctgttttcaggctgttttccaggccaaaaaactggcatgtgcaccagccagctggtcttcagtttCAGGTGCTCCGACATGCGCACATGCACTGGCATTCTggttgggcactcagtgctgaaaaggttcgccatcactgccctgtgGACTTGGGCAGGGGATGGTTTATAAAAGTCCTAAGTCAATCAAGGATTTGAAGCTGCTTAACCCTTTCCTTTCCTGACCACTGAAATCTAGACTTGGAAAGGTCTTTCTCCTCCTGCAGCCTCTCCTGGCTGGATCTCCTTGGAACACCAGCAAGCAACAACATCAATCAGTCTCAGCCatcgggaggaggaggaggaggaggaggaggaggaggaggaggaggaggaggaggaggaggaggaggaggaggaggaggaggaggaggaggaggaggaggaggaggaggaggaggaggagtagtagTTTGTAGCTTAAGCTATTCACAGACGTACGGACGGTCTGGTCTGCAAGGAGGCACCTCCCAAAGGTTCTGCTTATGAGCACTTCTATCCCTGATTCCAACACAGGGAGATGACCATCTTTAGTGGAACATCTATCATCAATCAGCAGCTTCAGATACTTCAATCttacccatttttttcaaaagcttGTGGCAAAACTCATAGTAAGCACAACTATCTTGCAAACTGTAACCAGCTCATCACAATGTATGATTTCCAGGCAAGGAATCATACTGTGCAAATTCACATTTggatctgacccccccccccccaagttggcTTCTTCTCTCCCCCCAGCATCAGAATTTAAGAGTCTAATAACAAAAAGTTGAGGCATGATGTGTTTATCTagatcaggaatgtcaaacttgatttcattgagggatgcatcagggttgtgtttgatctccaGGTAGGCATGGCCAGGTAGGGCGTGGCCATCTTAACATCATTCGTGTCGTGGtcgcctgagcgctctgccagcaaaaatgggcttccaagccccgtttttggctgccacagcctcctgcaatcttctgccagtgaaaacggagcttgggagcctatttttgttggcagaggcaccatgggctggtccttcactgtttccagggcggccccactgACCCTTATCTAgatcagtgttcctcaaccttgacaattttaagatgtgtggacttcaaatcccacagTTCCACAGACAGTGAGGCAAGTTgacatcttaaagttcccaagattgAAGAATACTGATCTAGATGGTTTTGTGCAAGAAGAAACCAAAGATCCAAGAAGTATTTTACCTTCAGCAGAATAAAGGGTGTGATAACATTATAGGCCATGTGAAAATAATCCCCAACGCTCGGCCTGTTCAGGGGAAACCATTCCAGTGGAAGCACGAtctgcagagagagagacacacaaaagCAAAATAGGGGAGACTGTGCCATCCTTTAATTATTGATGGGCTTTCTGATGCAGATTTTTTTTGAGCTTGGTTATAAAGGCCACCTTTGCTTGCTGATATTttcctctgtgtgtttgtgtggctgagactgacagagggagggaggcaataTCAAAAGCCAATGCCCAGGAAAATTAATCTCGGAGCAATGCAAACATCCTAATCCCAAATCTTCTTTGCAAATGCATGCAGGATAGGGAGGAGGATTTGCCAGCGACAAACAGCTGACACTGAAAAATTAAAGCACCACCATCCTTACATGCATATCAACCAAGAGACATGTTGACATGTTTGTAGAACAGTATATAACACACAATTCTGATCTCACACTCAATGCATATTCAAGGGCTGTACAATTTACATTCGTGTGAACTAGGATGTCAGATGAGGATAAAGAGATCAGACTGAAAGTGAATAATTCTTGATCTACTTCCAGGGTTTCCTGAAAACAAAGATGATTCTGGAAGTTTTGGAGCATGTTACCATCCCttttattaaaacaatttttaaacattttaaaaggagAACAGAGCAAGCGGCCCGCCTGGGCATTCAACAGCGTTCACCTTTTCCCTCTGCTCAACTGAAGTACCCACCGACCACCTTGGGCTCAGCAGAAACCCCTCCCAGAATGAACCGGGCTCCCCAGCCAGCCGGCCAATCTGCTGCAGCGCCTTGTTTTCCCTCCCGGGTAATAGATGACAGAACTGAATGGATTTGATGCAATTTGGAGCATGGCAGAATGAGGGCAAAACGCTATTTCAAGGAGCAGGAGCAAAAGTCAATGAAACCTCAGCCGGTTTCACGAGCAAGTGGGAGGTGAAGGGCACCTCCAggcgaagggaggaaaaaagggggcCATACAGGCGGCCAGCAGTCAGCCCCTTTGGGGAGGGGCTGAGGAATTTGTGGTCAGCTGCAGTTCACTTCAGTGGCCAGTTATCCTGCAAGCCGAATTCAAAATTCTCGATGGGGGAAGCACCATGGAACCCTAGACAGCCAAGAGTGCACAAGGCTACCTGAACCCCAAATGCTAAAGCCAGGATACAGGCAGACATCAACCTACagcaacaattgagcccaaaatgtatgttgctcagcgagacatttattaagttaattttgtcccattttacgacctgttttaccacagttgttaagtgaattgttgcagttgttaaattagtaacacagttattatgTGAATCCAAGTTCCCCATTGGGattatgactttgcttgtcagaaggttgcaaaaactgatcacatcacacacacacacacacacacacacaccggacatggcaaccgttataaatatgaagcagctgctaagcatctgaattttgaccacacaACAGTCAAAAGACATAAGCCACATTTTGGTGTAAcctttgaatggtgactaaatgaactgctataagtACAGGAGTGCCTGTATTTGGGAAGGAACCTTCATTTTTCTGTCCCGGTGCATCTTCGCCTGCAGCTCCTCTACCTCCTCTGAACCCTTCATGCCAATCAACCTCATCCCCAGGTACTCACCATGGCGATGGGCCGGCCAAAGTCCAGGACCCAGTTTTGCAGAGTGAAATAAAACCACAAGTCAAAATGGAAGCAGGAATCCCTGCAGACGTCATCCTTGAGGATTGCTCCGTGCCTGGGGGTGAAAGCGGGAAGGCAGTGGATGCACTGAAAGTTAGACCaaccaacacacacagacacaaaccgAGGAAAAGGTATCTTTCTACCGACCCCCTCCCTGTTgaaggtggcaggaggctccagaTCACTTGGCCAATAATTCAGTCGTTCCGTGTGAACTGCAACTTGTCCTGTATTGGTGCATCCCGGAATGCAGGTCACGAATCTTTGGCCCCCACAGACTCACCTGTCCTCAGCAGTTTTAGCAGGGTTAAAAAAATGGTCAGACAGCACCCATGGGGATGTGACcaaagctccagctgttcttatGCGCATCCCGTCAAAATAGCCTTATCTTGATTTCATTTTAACCATAGTCTGTGACACCCCTGACTGACCCAAGATGCCACGAGGATcttggagaggggaggggggaatccattAAGTCAGGACCCCTCTTTGCCTCAAAAAGTGGCTCAAAATCATGCTTCTTTTAATATTGTCTGGTTTTTCTAAGGAGGGGGGCTGATTCCTTCCCCCAATTAGCCCACTATCAGGACTTTAAATCCAGGATGTCTAACCTaagatggttttaaaaaaaaggagcgtGGCTGGGCCTTTTCAGACATCAtaaatcactggaagctttcaagaagaggctgaacTGTCATTcgtcagaaatggtggagggtctcctgcttgagctaggTCCCCTCCAACTCATCTGTTAAATCTTCCGCCTGCTTCGCTTCGCTGGCATCCTGCGTGCCTTAAAACGCCGGGAGGGAGGAGGATGGGACCGATGACAGGGACCGGAGCAGACGGAGGGATGATccgaggaaaggaaggaatgcgAAACTCCACCAAAGAGGCGACCAACCGGAGAGCCAAAACTTTCAAACCTTTGAATCCTCCCGGACCCTCGTGCACGGGTCAAGGGGGAAGggccggggaggggaggggaggccggGGATATTCGGGGTCCGGGGCTCGTGGGAAGGAAGCCGCCTCGGAGTTTAGCAACTCCCGGGATTCCCAGCCAGCGGGCGACGCATCCCGGATCCTGCGACTTGCAGTCCGCAGCCCTGGAAAGTGGCGGAGCTGCAGAAAACCCAGCGCAAAACGTGGAGAAACCCCTCCGCAAAGCCCGCGGGGAAGGCGGTTCGCGAAGGCCGCCAGGGAGGATTCCTGCCTTCCGATCGGGGCGCGGGGAGAGCGGCGCAGGGTCGCCCAGGCGGCGCGGCGAAGGCAGCTGATCCCGGGGGGCTCGGAGGCCGTCGTGCCCGCGGGGACGGCCCAGCTCGCCGGCATTCAGACCCGGGCAGCCCCGCAAGCTGGGCTGCAACCGCCGCGCTTCTGTCCGGGAAGCGGCGCCCCCCCTCCATCCGCCCACCGACCCACCGGGGCTGGCGCAGGGGGCAGGCGGGCTGCCGGGGCGGCGGCTGGAGGGGATccgggggtggggatgggggcagCGGAGCACCTGCGGCCGGCCTGGTGGCGCCTCCGGAGGGAAGTCGGGAGCCGAggggcggcggcgggaggctccctTCCTGCGGGGCTGCGGTCGCCGTTCATGGCCGCTGCCGGGTGGAAGCCGCCATGCGGGCAGAGACGCTCCGGCGGGGCGGCCGGGACGGGTTTGGGCGGCCCCGGCCTGGCGGAAGGTCTGCTGCCCCCTCTGGCCGCCCGACCTCGGCACAGCCACGCCGCCAAGGCCCCGCTGCTCCCCAGAGCTGCTCCGGCCCTCGGCTGggcgagggggaagagggggctGGTCGGCCGAGGAAACCCGCCTCGCTCCGGACAGGCGCTTCTTGGGCCGCTGAGGGCCCAGTGCCCGTcgcagaggagggggaggcagcggAACGGGGCCAGCCCAGCTTCAGGAAAGCGGAGCCCCAGGTGGCCTGAGCAGCCCCGAAGCCCcgggggcagcagcagcagcttcccCATCTGGGGATCAGCTCAGGCCGGCCTCGGCCGGGAGAAAGGCAGGGGCTGGGGAAAACGGGCTCGCTTGCTGAGCCTCATCCGAGCAGAAGACGCTCCTCGGGGAATGACGAAGAGGGGCCAGAATCcgatattatatttattatattataatatttaaaatataaacaatgctgCGCTTCAATGGTCTAGAAAGACATTGGCATTTGAACATTTATATTGTATTTCTTAATCTAGGCAAAATATTGTTACATATTGCATGTCTATGAGTGATAGGCCATGCATTAAATCAATTGTTTGCACCAGTCACAAGCGCAGTAAAATGTGGCCATTTGTTGGTGGCTGCAAAGCCATTTGCCTGCAAGAGGCCAGGGCGTATATGGTCATCATAGGAAACTTCACCTGGAGATCTCATCCACTTCTCCCTGGTCTTGTCCATTGGGTCGTTTTCCAGAAAGGAGAAAAGGGGCCAAAAGATGGGCTCTTCTAGATCTGATCCTGGCCAATAAGGAAGAACTGGTTGAAGAAACAAAAGCAAGAGAGAGCTGGGATAAAATATATCATGGTAGCGTTTAAAActgaggtcttcaaacttgacaactttaagacttgtggacttcaactcccagaatcacccagccagcataatttactctcttgtaatcccttcttcTGCAGTCTCTCCATTTAGATCAAATTttgcatctttaagacttgtggacttccactccctaaccctaatcctagtCAGCtacccagccagctatg encodes:
- the CLN6 gene encoding ceroid-lipofuscinosis neuronal protein 6 isoform X2; translated protein: MRIRTAGALVTSPWVLSDHFFNPAKTAEDRHGAILKDDVCRDSCFHFDLWFYFTLQNWVLDFGRPIAMIVLPLEWFPLNRPSVGDYFHMAYNVITPFILLKLMERSPKALPRSMVYLCIIIFVMGASIHLVGDSVNHRLIFSGYQLHLSVRENPIIKNLKPETLIDSFELLYYYDEHLGHSMWYIPFFLILCIYFSGCFIPCKEQQPRIPVAALLLIGPSSLYYWYLVTEGQIFTLFIFTTFALVALVMHQKRKGLVMDSNGRFLFYSFILTLGLVALWIGWLWNDQILRKKYPGIIYVPEPWAFYTLHLRNLPSTEAESF
- the CLN6 gene encoding ceroid-lipofuscinosis neuronal protein 6 isoform X1, with the translated sequence MNGDRSPAGREPPAAAPRLPTSLRRRHQAGRRHGAILKDDVCRDSCFHFDLWFYFTLQNWVLDFGRPIAMIVLPLEWFPLNRPSVGDYFHMAYNVITPFILLKLMERSPKALPRSMVYLCIIIFVMGASIHLVGDSVNHRLIFSGYQLHLSVRENPIIKNLKPETLIDSFELLYYYDEHLGHSMWYIPFFLILCIYFSGCFIPCKEQQPRIPVAALLLIGPSSLYYWYLVTEGQIFTLFIFTTFALVALVMHQKRKGLVMDSNGRFLFYSFILTLGLVALWIGWLWNDQILRKKYPGIIYVPEPWAFYTLHLRNLPSTEAESF